The region GGCGACAAAGGAAGAGAAAACAGGAggaaagcagagagaaaagaagagagaaacgAGGGGAGAAACTTAGCAAGAAAAGGAGAGGAATAAGGCTTTAGACAGACGACTTAGAATGAACTACGGATCGAAATGATTACAGAGACTCCATTTTTCTGCACGAAATGGACCCATATATGTCATGAAATGTTGAAAATAGTTTATTATTTCACTAGGAACTGAGGCTAATGTTTGCTAACGTAGCTAAGTTAGCCTGCTAGTTAGCTCTATAGTTTCTTCACGTACTATTGGAAATATTAGGAGTTCGTGTATGTGGCGAAAACGTAGTTAAACAGGGTGGTTATTaatatctgaaaaaaataagataaaaaagCTGAAGCGCTTCAGGAGTAAGTATTGGTTTACTAACTGTGGGTAGCTGCTGGTTAGCACGTCAGCTAACTGTCTCTTTGGCTTTGTCAGTGTactaaaatgttacatttttctcttttattcgTGTCTGAATCGCGATTAGAGACATTAATAATGAGAATCGTTTGTTTTGTGAGAGAAAATGTTACAAATTAAACCTACAACATAAAAACAAGCTAAACACGAGGCCTGCTATTAACTAGTGGTGCTAATTATCTTTGCTAGCTTAACGTTTAGCTGATTTATTAAATACGTAAATACGCTGTTTGTGgttattaaaaatacatctCTTAACCTTAATCTCAGTATTTCGTGCGTTAGGAATTAGCTATAAGTTACAAGACAGAAACGTTTATAGTTACTTTGCTATTGTTCGTGTTAAAGAAGGGTAGCTTAGCTACtaggtctagtctggtttagtTCACAAAGCAGATGATTAATAAAGGCCAGAATAGTTtgactgatttattttaaactgtaaGTCGAAAGCTACCTGGAAAACGGTTCTGCTGTCATTAGAACAAAGTCTTGTCCCAAAGTGAAATACTAAACTGTCCAAACTTTGTTAATGAAATTAGTCTTTTGTACATAGTTTTGGGAAATTTGAGCATTATGCGgcgtaaataatatttttaaaacaataatgaaaattAAGATGTAACGGGCacaaggttttattttttaaattataatatgcAATCTCTTTGTGCCAATAcaattctgttttctttttatgtttgtttgtttatgttaaaattaaacaaagtaAGTTAcattaatgaagattggacaTATCTGCtgcatgtttaaatgtttttatcttGTTTCCATATACTAAGAACTAAGAAATCTAATTTAACTCACCTGGGCACAACTAatcagcttttatttatttattttttttgtcgtCCTCCTCAGATAACAAGTGCTGTGTTGTGATTGGCGTCTCCCGCTCACATGGAAGGTGTTTGTGGTTAGTGAACATCAGGATGAAGAAGATCAGCCTTAAGACGTTCAGGAAACCATTCAATATGAAGGGCAAAGATGACGGAGACTTCATGATGCTCCAGAAATCGTCGTTGGCCTCAGAGTTCTCAAAGGATGACTCACTTTTTGGAGGCTGCTATGCCAAAGATTTGGCATGCGATCTCCATGGAGAAGAGGCGAGGAATCACAAAAGCGAGAGGAGATCCAAGAGCGAGAGTCTGATGGGCACCTTAAAGAGGAGGCTCTCCACAAAGCAGAAAGCCAAGGGTAAAGTAGGGTCCACCTCGGTGGGCTCTGGAGACGACGATGACAACTTTTCGTCCTCTTCTGTCCCAATAAGCTTCAGTGAAGTCAAAGCCCAGCGGCCCTTGAGGTCCTCCTCCCTCAGGAGCCACCACTACAGCCCCTCACCTTGGCCCCTAAGGCCCGTGGCCCCAAAGGAAGCTTGTATAAAGATGGAGGTGAAGGTAAAAGCCATGGTTCACACTCCCAGCCCAAGCCCCTCCATGAACGGCATCAGGAAAGAGTTCCACGACATTCAGCTCGAAGGGCTTTTCGATGATCCGAAAAACTTAGAGCCTCAAAACGGCGATTTGCATCTGAACATCGAGGAACACGTGCCTGTCGTCATCGGACTCGCGCCTCAGGACTACATCCAGTACACCATGCCTTTAGATGAGGGAATGTACCCAGACTCTTCTCACTCCTTCTGTTTGGATGCCTCCACCCCCATGGAGGTGGACACCCACTCGCTGAATGTGGACCAAGGCCAGGACGAGCTCCTGTCCTCGGACATGCTCATGGATCAATCTGTGAGCGGGATTCTCCTTGGGAATCCAGGACTAGACCTCCAGAGTTCGAGAGGGGACGCGCCTTCCCTGTCACCATCCTTTTCACCCTTTTCTAGCAGAGAACTTCAAATTCCGATGCCAAGAACATATTCCAGTTTTGGTGGCGATTTGCAAGTGGCAGAGAGGGTGAGGCATCACCTCAATTTCGATCCGAACTCAGCTCCTGGTGTGAGCAGGGTTTACGACTCAGTCCAGAGCAGCGGCCCCATGGTTGTAACAAGCCTCACGGAGGAGCTGAAGAAATTAGCCAAGCAGGGTTGGTACTGGGGACCTATAACTCGATGGGAAGCAGAGGAAAAGCTGCTTGATCTTCTGGACGGATCTTTTTTGGTCCGGGACAGCTCTGACGATCGCTATCTTCTCAGTCTGAGCTTTCGATCACAGGGAAAGACTCTCCACACGAGAATCGAACACTCGAACGGTAGGTTCAGCTTTTACGAGCAGCCGGACGTAGAAGGTCACACCTCCATTGTGGACCTGATCGAACACTCGATAAAAGACTCAGAAAATGGCGCCTTTTGTTACTCCAGATCCCGTCTCCCGGGCTCGGCCACATACCCAGTCCGATTGACCAATCCCGTGTCTCGGTTCATGCAGGTTCGCTCGCTGCAGTATTTGTGCCGCTTTGTGATCCGGCAGTACACTCGCATTGACCTGATCCAGAAACTGCCTTTACCAAACAAAATGAAAGACTACCTGCAGGAGAAGCACTACTGAACCGGGAGAAAGACACAGTAGTCACTTGCACTTTTGGGTTAAAGTGAGTTAAAAGTCGTTAAAAAGGTTTACAAAACATTTGTGAATTTCTTTTTCCTCGTGGGTTATTTTCCTTTCTTCTTGTGTCCAAAGCTTTCACATTCATTCTTAATTGTTTCATCTTTGCTGCGGATTCATGCTAAATTTGTTGTTGCTCAGATTCAggttttgattttaaaaaggtGCATTCTGATTTGGATTAAAAGGGCTGAGGAATATTATGCTTTTACAGAGGAAAACTCTTTAAACCCAGTCAATATCTGTAACATTGTCTGTAGACACATCAATATTAGATAATGATACTTATTTCTAGAAGTTAGTATCGATTTTATACAGTCTCATTTTGACAGGATTATGAGAAATGGCGCCTGAAAAAAGCCAAATTATTATGCTATTAGAAATACACATATAACTTACAAATAAGTTACATAACTTTATAATTGTTCTCAAAAAAAGTCAAATAAAATTTTTGACTGGATTTAAGGGGAATTCACTGGCAACGATATCATTTAAGGCAAAGGGGAACCTGCCTTGTAAATCAGACATGACTGAAAAACTTTAACAACATCGCTCTAATAGATCTGGAAGACTCCATAAAAATTACAAGCATTGTAGAAGATATGTGAATTTATAATGAAGTGGTTGAAGTTGAGCTCCCCTTGAAGGAAGAggaattttttatatttctctaAATCTACAAAGCATCATtttgttttgtacattttttaaaaagcatgcTACAGCCATTCTGTGGAAAGATGTCAGTCAGCTCTGGACATTTTTTCACAGGACGTGTTATTCTTGGTACGTTTCTGCGTTATCATGTTAATTAATTATGTGTTAAGGGCTTGACAAAGAATATGTAAAATtatcatttcaaatgaaatGAATTTGGCTCTTAAATAAGGTGCTTCACAACAGCTTTTCAAACTGATACTTGACAAAAGTCTATGTACGTTTTGTATTATTACAGATAGTATAATTAGATGCCATTTATTATTAGATTAACTGTCCAAATCAGACATTTTATAAAAGGTACACAATAAAAATGTACTTAACAGACCAAGCAGAGGCTTTTAAAGATTCTTCTTCAAGTTCTTGGAAATTGCTAAACTCAGAAGCCTAAAAACACATtagtaaacaattaaaaattattGAACGTTTATCTGAATACACTGTTTCTGCAGACGTTTGGGGACACCTCTGAGATGAAGGGTATTAATTAAGATTGTGTTCCTTTTCAGTGCATTAACAGCCTCTACGCTTCTGCAAAAAGGCTTTAcgtattggaacattgctgtgaatatttgatggcattcagacagAAATATTAGCAAGGTGAGGTACTGATTAGTCCTGGGACTCCAGAGATGGACAGCTGCACCAGAGTGTATACACAACTAAACCATCCTTGTGATATCTAAAGCCACTCATTATAAAGAGCTGTCTGTAAATATTTGGACACAGAGTGCAGTTTTAGCCACTCCTCTGTGTTGTAAGAATAACCTTCATCTCTCCAGAACTGCAGTAACTATTTTTGCCCTCGTTTTCACGTCCTAGTTTATTGCTTTCCTGTCATCCTCCTGTCATTATCCTTCAGTAAAGCCAAGAACAGATGCTAGTCATTCCCCTTCCATCATAAAAAGGTGACTTCATCTTCTGCTACTTCTTCTTCTTGGTTCTATTTGCTTTCAGACAACTTTAGGTCTAGCAATAATAAAAGTGATGTTATATCTTCAACGGCAGCTAAGCACAAGCTGATATCTTCTCCCTGGAAGTGAATGGCAGCCCTCCAGATTGTATTTGGAGGTGAATTTAGACTTCAAACCAATTTTTTCAGAACATTTGGGCATAAACAAGTCTGCGCCAATGCTCAGGTTCTTTATTGCATCCATTAAATTTTTTCCACATCTTTGCAACAACAAATTAAGTGTAAATGCTGCTTTGTAAGAGAGAGGATGCATTCTGGTGTGTTTAAAACCTAACCCACGTTTTGAGAACGCTGTTTTTTGagtgtttttgaaaatgccaaggatttttgttttctttttgtgaagAAATACTGGCTTTTTTTGGCTGATTGCTGTTTGTACCTGTGACTTTGTGCTATAAACAGTATTTCATTGAATTGTTTAACCACCTGACGATCAATacacaaacctttttttttactttaaacaccCAAACATAtcagattaaaatgatttaagaCCTATTTGCTTGGTCTTCGATTGGGATAGAGGCACAATAAAgagaatttaaaaatgtggcTGTTTACAGCAACACCTTTCCAACAAAAGCATAGAGCACAGTTTTATAGTTACactaatcagccataacattaaagccatctCCTTGCTCCtatattcactgtccactctgtcagcttcactgaccactgGTCACTCTAGTTCTACGTTTACAGACTGTGGTACAGCTGTTGTTCTGCAAGTGTTTGCCCAATTTCccgttcttcaatagtcaggaaccccacagagcAAGTGTGAtgaggtggtggatcattctcagtgctgcactgacatTGACGTGGTGCTGGTGGTGGCGGTGTTAGTGTGTATGGTGCTGGTACGAATAGATCAGACATTGTCAAAAAGTGAGTGTTGAAAACAAGGGTGTGGTTTTAAATTTATGGCTGATTGTTGTATATTCTACCTAATGTGACCgactgagtaaatgtaaccAAAACACTCTTAGAAATATGTCTTGAGCTGTGCTTGGACAGGATTCTCACAGTGAACAACACTGGTTGGATAGAAACGAACATATTTTCATACTGTCCTCCAGTTATGGTCGCGCAAAAGTTTGGGTGCGTCTGGTTTTATGCGACATGCTGAATTCCTAAGTGAAAATAAGCCAAATCATATTTGACAGgtcaatatattttttgttttttaaatctgagTTTAAACTTTgggaaaacaaaatataacatgaATGTGCCATAACTTCTGCACAGACcaattttttgtttctttcccttCGATATGTTACAATCCACAAATAAGCATTAACTGCTTAAAAATGTGCAGAAGTAAAGgttgtgttcatttattttcactcaaaattcacaaaaaaaatattttgaccaGTGGTGCtcaaacatttgcatacagCTGTGTACCTTGCAGCTCTAGACTCAAGTTAATCTTAAAACAGGCCTGAATATGAACTAAACACACTCTTATGGTGCAAAATACACTGCAGACTACTTTGTACTTTGGTTCTAGTTGGTTTTAAGTGGTCCTCTGTTCTCATCATGGTTTAAACTAAAGTATCTCCCAAAGTAGCCTTTCAAGAgcaggaaaacaaaaataattccacagatttcacccaaaaaatctgAATAGTTAAGATGTAATCAGTGATGAAGGGTGGTGTGGTTCTAGAGACATTTCAGGAGTCAGAGCAGAGGACAGTGGAGgggaatggaaccagacgtggGAGACAGTTGATGTCTGAACGTAGTTTGGAGAAAGTTGTGGTGTTTAATCCCAGATGTGAAGGACACTGTGGAGAggaaataaaatgtttcatgtGCATACTGAACACagacgcctggttccattcaccaacaCTAAAAAGAACTCAACCCTTTCACATTTAAACAACACCCTCCATCACGTTGCTTACATCTTACACAGAATTAAGCGGAAATCAGTGGAATTTACATTTGCCTTTCAGTGTAAATCAGTGTAATGGTATTATTTTTGATCATTTCTATTTGTCCACACCATGTAAAGGGCAGCTGCTGTTTTTCGAACAGTGtaaagttaaattaaaattttaatctGATGTCAGTGTCCTCGTTTATTGGTCAGACTCTTCATACATTCTTAAAACTTCAAGAAAAGGCAGGTTACAGCTTAAATTAATAGCGCACAGGAGTCCAAAGTTTCTAAGGGAATTTGTCTTAGATATATAGGCTCCCACAAAAACCAACAACATGATACTCCGAAAATTTGAATGGATAGTGAGCTCAGAAACACGTACTTGTGAATACAGACATACATTACAGAATCTCACtgaagtgaaagagagattCACTCATTCTGTATTGGACTGTTTCATTTAAAAGGTATGAATATGTTCTCGTTAGAGGACAGAGATTTGAGGAAAATATCTTACTGTTAATATCCTGATCAATAATGtggtttacatttttattattttatataatattttaagctCCAGTTCtgtcatataaaataataatgctcAAAATGTTAAGGTTATACtgcattaaaattatttactaatctactTTACAAAGGATAACGagagaaaataaaggacaaaatGGGAAATTGGGCTGAATAGGAAAAAACTACCAAATTGTGACATGTTTTCTATAAATCGGTTTCACAATCAGTGATCTTCTGTCTGTAGGGGAATGTGTCTTTCCACAGGCAGAACATTTTGTTTCTAACACTTTCACAACACaacttataaataataaataaaataatacttttccagtactatatatatatatatatatatatatatatatatatatatatatatatatataatgtaaaagcATTTTGGACCATAAACTGTTAGCCTCATGCTAATGCCTTAGTACATTTAGATACAGTCAAATTATGAGTACAAATATGTAAAAAGTCTATTTTATATAGTTTCAAAACAACACCACTTCAGTCCCCCTCCCCACTGATGtcagtaaatatgaattacaaaAGGGGTAGcctcaggagcaaaaaaacatctaacctagtgttcctttatggCAGCGTTTCTCAAAGAGTGGGGCATGTAGGTACTGCAGGTGGGGTACAAGGAATCTACGGATATGAGCACTTGTTTATTAACAACTTTCTGTTTTGCCAATAAAGATTACTCcgtaaaaagcacccactcacaatgaattcattaatagcccttaaccagtctaaaagaacattagatCGGAGACCTGAAGTATgtagcttgcctggaaccaaaatatgcttttattcgcaaacttttattttgaaaatgtgctaCAGAGATTAACGCGTTTTGGCAGCGAGTCAGACACAGGATCTGactacgacggagttttaggcccacagcgttaaaaaaaaaaacaagattccgagattaaagtcagaatccTGAGAAAaaactctgaataattctgagaaaaaaactgaataattcgctgcgtataatggagcagacacagtgtaactgtggaatgccGAGTTTTGCTTAAGTCAagctatggtatagatttcaggaataagccctcagttctcttccacatcaggaccacagtgtgattagtgtttaaaacCTGAATTGGTGCACGAACCcgtggcatgtagtttcacgatacaattaatgatcacgaaaatgatggatccagagcgaGCAGAACTCCagcgcccacgaggctccatcgcgttacggctcggactcgcacaaaaaactaaagccttatgcatgaattatttattaaacgcattcacagacatgacgcagcccctgactgagatgcataaggctttagttttttgtgcgagtccgagccgtaacacgatggagcctcgtgggcgccaGAGTTCTGCTTGGGACCAACATGGGTGTTTAAATTGTgagaggaaagcggagcacccagaggaaacccacacagacacagggagaacacaccacacagataatcacctggaggaaacccacacagacacagggagaacacaccacactcctcacagatagtcacccggaggaaacccacacagacacagagagaacacaccacactcctcacagatagtcacccggaggaaacccacacagacacagggagaacacaccacactcctcacagacagtcacccggagcttgactcaaacccacaacctccaggtccctggagctgtgtgacggcgacactacctgctgctctacCGTGCCACACTAGAGATGGAAGTTGATGTTACTTAAgtaaattagaaaattgtaaacttgcatgtgtatttatGACCATTTTTTTTGCCTCCTCTGAATGATCTCCAGTCacacccacatcctccaggctGCAGTCTTTAAGTATCGTGATGTTATATTTGAAGCGAATCGCCCAGCCTTATTTCTAACTAGTTCTAATGTTCTGGAGTGTCTCAGAAAGTCTCCCTCTGGTGTTCCGGAAGGTTCAGGCCTTTCTGCATCAGAATGCAGCAGCAGGTTTAGTTAAGTTTATCCTGACAGCGCGGCTGAGGCTTGGAAAAGTACCCGACAACAAatatttactgtgtgttttggacgcgtgttgatttatttatccGTTCGTATCGCAGGGTGGTGCTGAGCCTGTCACACTCGCTCTGCTCCTTTATGTCACGTCAGCTCTAGTGCGTTGGAGCCTCAACTTTCTCTGCGTTAGAAGAGTGTGTTAAAGTTTGTCCCGAGACGTGGGGATTACCCAGCAGGCCGAGGGAGAGCCGGCTGTGTGTTGTGAAGTGTCAAACCGACGAGAGTTTGCTCAGCGGCAGTCTGCCAGCTCTGTCCACTCTATATTTACTCTCATCTCTCGCTCACTTTCAGTCGCAGGAGTTTGGAAACAACAACTTAAAAACAATCAGTGGAACTGTTCAGAAAGTTTCatcattgttattgttattattaatatgatgTAAATCATTGGTAAGCACTGAACCGTCACCAGTTCCAGGCTTGCACCAGGCTCTCTGGAAAACTGATTATTGGAAAATGGGATGagaattaataattataaatttgGAGAAGATGCACCTGTATAGTATCTCCAGAGCAACACACGACAACAAAGCACACTGTCTTTCATCCAACTTCCTACACAGACCCTTGTGGCAATTGGAAGcacaagggaggtgtttctaataaagtggccttttaaagcaacagtaagTAGTATTTATACCTTacaatcacagcttcaaaatcactgtgctGTAATGAGGAGAGCAGAGCCTCTGTTATTGCTTCTCcacactcagcactgcagaaactgcactatgtaactttcagAGGAGTGTAGTAAACCACACCTCGCTCCACcccccccttgatttcagagcagtgcagtaaatgtaaattacactcttttaactgtagagggagctcaGGGGCAAATATACCACATGTTACctttaataaagtggccattgtttttaagcacaagagggtgtttctaataaattggccaCTTTGTTTAACTATAaaggagtgtttctaataaagtggccagtatatttaaatacaagggtggtgtttctaataaagtggcccagtgtaaaatataggccttgtttttttttttagtattttagaAAATTCAGAATAAATCTGTTTACTCTTGTGTTTTGGAAAAAGAggagacaacaacaaacacaaataaaaacctcCAGCGCAACTTTATTAGTTACTGTGTCAGCGAGGAAAGCGATTCATAAATTCAGGGAGTAATTTGTCGGATTCAGTTAGCTAGAAATTtgccactgtatttgtttttgacTTAAGGTCTCTGTGGAGCTCCATTGATCAAACGTCTCACTCTCCTCATATTTATGGCTCCGTCTCGCCATCTGGAGCTCGGCGTGAAGCTCCATTTGTCTCCGGCGAGCGGCGGACGATGAAGACAACTCGAATTAGCCGCAGAATCTACAGTACGTCTCTGAAACAGCAGCCGTACGTGCGCCGGTCGCATAATGATGAGCCTCGCCGCCTCCAGACGTCCTTTCATCTCCAGAATTAAAGTTTCTTTTGGGGATGAAAGTCTCGGGTCTGGAGCCTCAGCGGCTGGTCACCAATGGAACCGCGGGCCATCGGGTCGGTCACTTATCAAACTCAATTAAACACAAAGCCCCGAAGGTCAGAGTCAAGGTCACGGTCGGTGTTTCGGAGGCAGGTGCTGGCTGTTGTTTGGGCTGAATACAGCATCACATCTGGAATACCAAGCATCACATCTGGAATACTGAGTGTTGTATCAGTGTGTTTAAGTCCACTGTCCTCTCGTTTTCTCCCTTTCTTCTgacccaggtgtgtgtgtgtgtgtgttgtggtgaaTGTGGACGCAGGATTTTGTCTTTTGAGAGATTTGTTAAATGATATTTTCTGCAGTTATCTCCTGTAAGATTTGAGTGGGTGGGGCTAAATCTGGCTCAGTGAGAAATctggaactgagagagagagagagagagagagagagagagagagagagagagagagagagagacagaaaaagaaaggtTAAAAAGAGGGAATAAGAATGGGGAGAAGAGAGTGAGtgctagagagagggagagagagagagattgaaagtTAGAAAGAATAAgaatgagaaagacagagggagcGTGAGAGAGGGGGATGTAAAGACAGaataagaatgtgtgtgtgtgtgtgtgtgtgagagagagagagagagagagagagagagagagagagagtgagtctcCTGTGTGCAGTGTGGCCCTGTGTCCAGGGCGAGCAGGAAGTGAACAAGTGAACAGGACACAGACGGAGACTCTGGACACgtctcaacacaaacacatggtgtgagtgtgtgtgagagagaaactgtacaggtgcgagtgtgtggctgtgagtgactggatgagtgtgtgtgtgtg is a window of Hoplias malabaricus isolate fHopMal1 chromosome 1, fHopMal1.hap1, whole genome shotgun sequence DNA encoding:
- the LOC136668144 gene encoding suppressor of cytokine signaling 6; translated protein: MKKISLKTFRKPFNMKGKDDGDFMMLQKSSLASEFSKDDSLFGGCYAKDLACDLHGEEARNHKSERRSKSESLMGTLKRRLSTKQKAKGKVGSTSVGSGDDDDNFSSSSVPISFSEVKAQRPLRSSSLRSHHYSPSPWPLRPVAPKEACIKMEVKVKAMVHTPSPSPSMNGIRKEFHDIQLEGLFDDPKNLEPQNGDLHLNIEEHVPVVIGLAPQDYIQYTMPLDEGMYPDSSHSFCLDASTPMEVDTHSLNVDQGQDELLSSDMLMDQSVSGILLGNPGLDLQSSRGDAPSLSPSFSPFSSRELQIPMPRTYSSFGGDLQVAERVRHHLNFDPNSAPGVSRVYDSVQSSGPMVVTSLTEELKKLAKQGWYWGPITRWEAEEKLLDLLDGSFLVRDSSDDRYLLSLSFRSQGKTLHTRIEHSNGRFSFYEQPDVEGHTSIVDLIEHSIKDSENGAFCYSRSRLPGSATYPVRLTNPVSRFMQVRSLQYLCRFVIRQYTRIDLIQKLPLPNKMKDYLQEKHY